One Nocardioides dongkuii genomic window, GACTGCGCCGTGCTCGATCCCGCCCGGCTGGCGTGGGGGCTCGCGGACGCCGCCGAGGGGCTGGGCGCGACGATCGCCGAGCACACCCGGCTGACCGGGCTGCGCCGCCGCGGTGCCGGGATCGAGGCGACGACCTCGCAGGGGACCGTGCACGCCCGCCGGGTGGTGCTGGCGACCAACGTCTTCCCGGGCCCGGTACGCCGGGTGCGGTGGTCGGTCGTCCCGGTCTTCGACTACGTCCTCGCGACCGAGCCGCTGACCGAGGAGCAGCTCGCTGCGCTGCGCTGGGACCCGGCGATCGGCGTCGCCGACTCCGGCAACCAATTCCACTACTACCGGGTGACGCCCGACCGCCGGATCCTGTGGGGCGGGTACGACGCGGTCTACCACTACGGGCGCGCAATGGACGGCGACCGCTACGACCGCCGGGAGACCTTCGAGACCCTCGCGCGGAACTTCGCGGCGACCTTCCCGCAGCTCGACGGGATCCGGTTCACGCACCGGTGGTCGGGCGTCATCGACACCTCGACCCGGTTCTGCGCGTTCTTCGGCACCGCGAAGCGCGGCCGGGTGGCGTACGCCGCGGGCTTCACCGGCCTCGGCGTCGGCGCCTCGCGGTTCGCCGCCGACGTGCTCCTCGACCTGGTGGGCGGCCACGAGACCGAGCGGACCGCGCTGGAGATGGTCCGGCAGCGCCCGGTGCCGTTCCCGCCGGAGCCGGTCGCGTGGCTCGGCATCCAGGCCACGCGCCGCGCCATGGCGCGCGAGGACGCGACCGGGCGGCGTGGGCCGTGGCTGCGCACGCTGGACCGGCTGGGGCTGGGGTTCGACTCCTGAGGGGAACGGCCGCCGGCGGCCGCGCGGGCCGCTAGCCTGCGCGGGTGAATCGACGCGAGCGGTGGGTGAACCGCGCCGTCCACGCCGCGTGGGCATGGCTGGACCGGGCCGGCGAGATCGTCCCCGGCACCCGCGCGGGCGACGCGTTCGGCAGCCTCGGTGAGCGCAGCTGCATCGGCTTCCCGGCCGCGACGCTGATGAACGTCGGGTCGATCCACATCGGGTCCAGCACGCTGATCGGCCGCCAGGTCACGCTGTCGGTGGGCTACGGCCCCGGCGACCCGGAGCTGCCCGAGCGCGGCCTGGTGATCGGCGACCGGTGCGTGCTGGGCGCCCGCACCAGCCTGACCGCGCACTCCTCGATCGTCGTCGGCGACGACGTGTGGTGCGGGCAGGACGTGTTCGTCTCCGACGCGAGCCACGGTTACCAGCAGCTCGGTACGCCGATCGGTCGCCAGCTCGGCGACCACGACCCGGTGGTCATCGGCTCGGGCTCCTGGATCGGGCACGGCGCGATCGTCCTGCCCGGCGCGCGGATCGGCCGCAACGTGGTCGTGGCCGCGGGCTCGGTGGTGCGCGGCGAGGTCGAGGACCACGCGGTGGTCGCCGGCGCCCCCGCCAGGGTGGTGCGGCGCTTCGAGCCCGGGGTCGGCTGGGTGGGCACCCGCGGCGACGTACGCCCCCTGCTGGTCGGCGGCTGAGTCAGGAGACGGACGTCAGGAGACGGACGTCGCGGCGCCCGCGGAGACGACCGTCGCCGACAGCTTCACGCCGGAGCGCGGCGAGTAGCTCACGGTGGCCCCGACGTCGGCGCCCACGATCGCCTTGCCGAGAGGGCTGCTCGGGGTGACGGTGTCGACGCCGGCCACGGCCTGCTCGACCGAGCCGACGAGGTAGGTCTCCGGGCCGTCGCCGAGGTCGAGGGTGACCACGTCGCCGACCGAGACCACGCCGTCGGTGTGCCGGTGGTGGCGGGCCTGCTCGATCTCGTCCTCGAGCGCGGTGATCCGCTCGTCGAGGACCTGCAGCCGGATCGTCGCCTCGACGTTGGTGGCCCGGTCGGCGACGTCGCCGGTCGCGCCGAGCCGGCTCTCGGCCAGCACCTCGGCCCGCTCGGCGCGCAGCGCTTCCAGTCGCTCGGCAAGGAGGTCAGCGGGGTTGAGGGACATCGGCGGTTCCTAACGATCGGCAGGCCGGCTCACGAACCGAGTGTGCCTGGGCGGGGGAAACCTCACGGGGTATTCAGACCGCGGGGTGAGCGAAGAACACGACGGCGACCCGAGTTGTTCCCCGCGCTCGGTCGAGTTGGGCCGTCCTCCCGGTTGAGTTGGGCCGTCCTCACGGTCGAACTGGGCGTTCCTCACTCGCTCGCGTGAGGAACGCCCAGCTCACCCGTGGGTTTCGCCCAACTCGACGGTGAGGGGGGCCCAACTCAACCGGCGGGGGCAGGGTCGAGCGGTTTCCCCGCCTCGGGGGTCCGGTCCGGGCACACTGGCGCGGTGCGAGACAAGACGACGCCCGTCGCGGCACCGCTCGTGACCGGCCTGTGCCTGGCGGCCCTGACGGTGACCGGCCTGCCGGCCGCCGTGGCCACCGCATCAGCCCCGGCCGACCAGGCCCCGCGCACCTGGCGCGTGGGGCCCGACCGTGCGCTCACCACCCCCAGCGAGGCGGCCGCGGTGGCGGGCGACGGCGACAGGGTGCTCATCGACGCCGGCACGTACGTCGGGGACGTCGCCGTCTGGACCCAGGACGACCTCACGCTGCGCGGGGACGGCGGACGGGCGCACCTGCAGGCGGGCGGGAACAACGCCCAGGGCAAGGCGATCTGGGTGGTCGCGGGCGACCGCACCAGGGTCGATCGCATCGAGCTCAGTGGCGCGACCGTGCCCGACGGGAACGGCGCCGGCATCCGCCAGGAGGGCGACGACCTCACGGTGACCCGCAGCTGGTTCCACCACAACCAGAACGGCATCCTCACCGGCGCCGCCCCCGACAGCGACGTCGTGGTCCGGCGCTCGCGGTTCTTCCGCAATGGCGCCGGGGACGGCTACACCCACCACCTCTACGTCGGCGCGGTCCGGTCGCTCACCGTCACCGGCAGCTGGCTCTGGGGCGCCGACGTGGGCCACGAGCTCAAGTCGCGGGCGGCCCGCAACACCATCGTCGGCAACCGGATCAGCGACCGCGACGGCACCGCCAGCTACTCCGTGGACCTGCCGAACGGCGGCCGGTCGCTGGTCGCGGGCAACGTCGTCGTCCAGGGTCCCCGCTCGGAGAACTCCACCCTGGTCTCGTACGGCGCGGAGGGGCTCACCCACCGGTCCCGGCAGCTCTGGGTCGTCCACAACACCTTCGTGAACCGCCGGCCGACGGGCACCTTCGTGAGCCTGGCCGCGGGCAGCCGGGCCCACCTGCGCAACAACCTGCTGGTCGGGCCGGGAGACCTGACGACCCTCGCCGGCGCCGAGGCCCGGGGCAACCGCCGGGTGGGAGCCGGCGGCTTCGTCCGGCCGGGCGCGGACGACTTCCGGCTCCGGGCGGGCTCGCCCGCGATCGACCGCGCGGTCCGGGTGCCGCGGCGGTGGCGACCGCGCTGGGAGTACGCCCACCCGACCCGGCAGGTGCGCCGGCGGGCCGTCGGCCGGCCCGACCTCGGCGCCCACGAGCGGCGCTGAGCGGCTGACGTCAGGCGTCGACCTGCAGCCGCACGGTGACCACGTCGCCGAGCGAGAGCCCCTCGGCGCGCCGGACCCGGTCCTTGAGCGGCACGACGTACCCGCCGTCCTTGGGCCACAGCGACGTGGTCCAGGTGGTCGCCCCGATCGTGACGGCGACCGGGATCATCCCCCAGCCGTAGGAGACCAGCGCGGCGGCGTCCGCGAGCTCCGCGCACTCCTCGTCGGGCACCGAGACGAAGTGGTACGGCGCGGGGCCGCGCCACTCCCAGATCGGGCCGCTGAGCTCGAGGATCACTCGCGCCATCCTCCAGCCACCGGCCCTCCGCGTCCACCGGGACGGAGGGCGCGACACTGGGTCCGTGAAGCCCACGATCACCGCCGTCCGGCTGACCGGTGCGTCCCGGAGGGCCGAGCTGCCGCTGCTGGTGCTCGGGCCCGCGAGCGGGACGTCGGCGACCGCGACCTGGTCGGCCTGCGCGGCCGGCCTCGCCGACGCCTTCGACCTGCTCGCCTGGGACCTGCCGGGCCACGGCCACAACCGGTCGGTGCCCGACGAGCCGTACACCGTCGCCGAGCTCGCAGCCGGCGTCCTCGCCGTCGTCGAGGACGTGCTCGCCCAGCGCGGCGAGGTCCGCGGGTCCTTCGCGTACGCCGGCGGCGGGGACGTCGCCCGCGAGCTCCTCGGCCTCCCGCGCCGGGTCACCCGCGCCGTTCTCCTCGGCCCGACGGGGCTCGGCGGCGGAGCGGACGCGTACGCCGACCGCCGCCTCGTCGTGCTGCCGGACCTGACCGACGCGTCCCCGGCCGAGGACCCGCGCCGCGTCGTCACCGAGCTCCGGCGGCACCTGCTCGGGGAGGAGCCCGCACCCGACACCGACGGCGACGGGCCCGTCCTGGACCCCCGCAGCCTCGCGCTCGTCACCCTCGCCGCCCGGGCGGTGAGGGATCCCGACGGGGTCGACGCGCACGCGCGGCAGGCGCGCCTGGACGGGCTCGCCGCCGCCGAGGTCGAGGAGGCGCTCCGCGTGGCCGTTGCCGCCGGCGGTGGTCGGGAGGAGCCTGTGACGGGGGAGACACGGACGGTCCGGGTGCCGGGGTCCGCCAGCGAGTAGGTTGCCCCACACACGTCACGGCGGGGACGGACGAGGAGACCGAGATGGACGAGCAGGACGACGAGGACGTCGTACCGGTCTTCTTCCTGTCCGACAGCACCGGCATCAGCGCCGAGACGATGGGCAACGCGCTGCTCATCCAGTTCCCGGACACCCGCTTCGAGCGGACCCTGATCCCCTTCATCCACACCGTCGAGGACGCCCGCGAGGTGGTCGAGCAGCTCGACGAGGCGATGGACGGCCCGGTGACGCCGCTGGTCTTCACGACCGCGGCCGACGACCGGGTCCGCCAGGAGCTGCTGAAGACGCGGGCGCCGATCATCGACTTCTTCGAGATGCACATGAGCAAGGTCGAGGCGGTGCTCGGCCGCTCCGGCATCCGGCAGGCCGCCCGCCTGCACGGCGTCGGCGACATCAAGCGCTACAACAACCGGATGGCGGCCGTCGAGTTCACCATCGAGCACGACGACGGCCAGAGCCTGCGGGCGCTGGAGAAGTCCGACGTGATCCTGCTGGCGCCCTCGCGGTGCGGCAAGACGCCGACCAGCATGTACCTCGCCCTCCAGCACGGGCTGTTCGTCGCGAACTACCCCCTCGTCGACGAGGACCTCGAGGCCGACTCGCTGCCCGAGCCGGTCGCGCCGTACCTCGCCCGCTGCTTCGGGCTGACCACCACGGTCGACCGGCTCAGCCGGGTGCGCAACGAGCGCCGGCCCGGCTCCCGCTACGCCTCGCCCGAGCAGTGCCGCTGGGAGCTGCGGCGCGCCGCCGAGCTGTTCGCGGCCCACCGCGTCCCCGTCATCGACTCCTCCGCGAAGTCGGTGGAGGAGATCTCCGCCCTGATCCTTCAGACGCTCAAGCACGACGCCCGGACGCGCCGCCGGGCCCACGAAGGGAAACCCACATGAGCACCCACAACGTCCGGTGGTTCTCGGACCTCGGCCTCGACGACCTCGAGCAGGTCGGCGGCAAGAACGCGTCGCTGGGCGAGATGGTCTCCCACCTCACCGACCTCGGGGTGCGGGTGCCGAACGGCTTCGCGACCACTTCCGAGGCGTTCCACCGCTTCATCGGCGACACCGGCCTGGTCGAGCGGATCGCGGGTCTGCTCGACGGCCTCGACACCGACGACGTACGCCGGCTGGCCGAGGTCGGCGCGGAGATCCGGGCCGCCGTGGTGGGGCAGCCGTTCCCCGAGGACCTCGAGGTCGACATCCGCACGGCGTACGACGCGCTGGTGGCCGAGTCGGGGGAGGAGACCTCGTTCGCGGTCCGGTCCTCCGCGACCGCCGAGGACCTCCCGGACGCGTCGTTCGCCGGCCAGCAGGAGACCTTCCTCAACGTGCGCGGGATCGACTCGGTGCTGCACGCGATCCGCGAGGTGTTCGCCTCGCTCTACAACGACCGCGCGATCGCCTACCGCGTCCACCACGGCTTCGCGCACGCCGACGTCGGCCTGTCGGCCGGGGTGCAGCGGATGGTCCGCTCCGACATCGGCTCCTCGGGCGTGATGTTCACGATGGACACCGAGTCCGGCTTCACCGACGCGGTCTTCGTGACCTCGGCGTACGGCCTCGGCGAGGGCGTCGTGCAGGGGGCGGTGAACCCCGACGAGTTCTACGTCTACAAGCCCGCGCTGCGCGCCGGCCGGCCCGCCGTGCTCAAGCGCGGCGTCGGCGGCAAGGCGACCAAGATGGTCTACACCGACGACGCGACCGTCGGTCGTACGACGGAGTTCGTCGACGTGGAGCCCGCCCAGAGCCGGCTGCTCAGCCTCACCGACGCCGAGGTCGAGGAGCTCGCCCGGCACGCGCTCACCATCGAGGAGCACTACGGCCGCCCGATGGACATCGAGTGGGGCAAGGACGGCGTCGACGGCCTGCTCTACGTGCTCCAGGCCCGCCCCGAGACGGTGCAGTCGCGGCAGACCGGCGCCCAGGAGCGGTTCAAGCTGCCCAAGGAGGCCCGCGGCGACGCCGAGGTGCTGGTCGAGGGCCGCGCGATCGGGCAGAAGATCGGCGCCGGGGCGGTCCGGGTGCTGTCCTCGGTGGAGGACATGCACGAGTTCAACGCCGGCGAGGTGCTGGTCGCCGACATGACCGACCCCGACTGGGAGCCGATCATGAAGCGCGCCTCGGCGATCGTCACCAACCGCGGCGGCCGCACCTGCCACGCCGCGATCATCGCCCGCGAGCTCGGCATCCCCGCCGTCGTCGGCGCCGGCAGCGCCACCCGCGACCTCGCCGACGGCCGCGAGGTGACGGTCTCCTGCGCCGAGGGCGACACCGGCCTGGTCTACGAGGGCGTCCTGGACTTCCAGGTCGAGCGCACCGAGCTCAGCAAGATGCCCGAGGTGCCGGTCAAGATCATGATGAACGTCGGCACCCCCGAGCAGGCGTTCGCGTTCTCGCGGCTGCCGCACCGCGGCGTCGGGCTGGCGCGGCTGGAGTTCATCATCAACCGCCAGATCGGCATCCACCCCAAGGCGCTGCTCGACCTCGCCGCCGACCCGGGGTCCATCGACGCCGGCCTGCGCCGGGAGATCGAGGAGACGATCGCGGCCTACCCGGGCCCCCGGGAGTTCTTCGTGCAGCGCGTCGCCGAGGGCATCTCGATGATCGCGGCGGCGTTCGCCCCGGAGCCGGTGATCGTGCGGATGAGCGACTTCAAGTCCAACGAGTACGCCAACCTCGTCGGCGGCGAGGGCTACGAGCCGCACGAGGAGAACCCGATGCTCGGCTACCGCGGCGCGTCGCGGTACCTCTCCGAGGAGTTCGCCGACTGCTTCGCGATGGAGTGCGAAGCGCTGCGGTACGTGCGCGACGAGATGGGCCTGACCAACGTCAAGGTGATGATCCCGTTCGTGCGCACCCTCAAGGAGGCGCGCGGGGTGATCGAGCTGCTCGGCGAGCACGGGCTGCGGCGCGGCGAGAACGACCTCCAGGTCGTGATGATGTGCGAGCTCCCGTCGAACGCGGTGATCGCCGGGCAGTTCCTCGAGCACTTCGACGGCTTCTCGATCGGCTCCAACGACATGACCCAGCTGACCCTGGGCCTGGACCGCGACTCCGCGCTCGTCGCCGACGGGTTCGACGAGCGCGACCCCGCCGTCCTGCACATGCTCGACCTCGCGATCACCGCGTGCCGCGAGCAGGGCAAGTACGTCGGGATCTGCGGCCAGGGCCCCTCGGACCACCCCGAGCTGGCCGACTGGCTCCTGGACCGCGGCATCGAGTCGATGTCGCTGAACCCCGACACGGTCGTCGACACCTGGCTGCGGCTGGCCAAGCGGTCCGACTGATCTCCCCGGAGCGTCGATGAGGTTCACCGAGCACGAGATGACCGTGGCGCTGACCGCGGCCGCGAAGCAGGTCGCGGCGCGCGGCCGGCGCGCCGACCCGGAGGCGGCGTGGGAGAAGCTGACCCGCTACCAGCGGTTCACGCTGCTCGACGGGCTGGGCAGCCAGGTGCTGCCGGTGCTCGTCGCGCTCCCGGACGTCGAGGTCGCCCCCGGCACCCGGCCGACGTTCACCGACCAGCAGGTCACCGAGGCGGTGGCCAGCACGCTCGGCGACCTGGGCCGGCTGAAGCGGACCGTGCAGCTCGCGTCGCGGGTGGCGCTGGTGAAGACCGTGCTCCAGCACGTCCCGCCCCGGCGGGACCCGGACGCGCTGACGGTCCCGGACCACCTCTGACCGCGGGTAGCCGGAACGAGGTGTCCCGGCCGAGGCTCACACCACGCGCAAGGCGTCGTTGTCGTCGCGCTCCCGCCGGGAGAGCGCCTGGAGGACCTCGTGATCGCCGTGCCTGGCTCGTGCTGCTGCGACGAGGAGCTCGACCGCGATGGCCGTGGCCGCCGGAGGCGCTTGTACGGGGATGCACGCGCTGAGGCCCAGGTCCTCGATGTGCACGGCCAGCTCGACACACCGGGTCTGCAGGTAGTCGTCCAGCAGCATCTCCTCGCCCGGCCGGTGGAGCACCGCCACACGTCGATCCGCGGGTTCATCACCGAGCCGCTCGCGCAGCCTGTCCAACGCTGCCCGTGCCTCATCCGCCACTGCCGCGGGCCCCGTCGCCGCCGTCTCGTTGCTGCGGGCCCGCACGCCGATGTTCAGCGGCGAGTCCGGGACTCTCGTGCCGACGAGTCGTGCGTAGTAGTCCACCGCGGACACCGGCTCTGTGCCGGTGACGGGTCCGTCCAAGAACCACTCGACCTGGAGCACACTTCGCGCGAGGTGGCTGGCGAGGGCGCCCACTGACATCCCCGGGAGCGCGGATTCGGCGGCCCACGCCTCGGCGATCGCGGGCGATCCGATCAATGCCGTCGCCTCGCGCGCCGCCTGCAGGTAAGCCGCTCGTACGTCGATCACGTAGATCACCATCGTCCAAGCAGGAAGAGGCTCGCCCTTTCGACCAGACCTCGGACCTCCTGGCCGCACCTACCTGCCGCGCTGCCATGGAGAACCTCACCCGGCCCGTCCCGTCAAAGGCGCACCATGACCCCCCGAGGTGCACGGCTGCCGGCACGCATCCCCACGGCATCCGCCCTCGCCGCCGCCTGTGGACGACTCTTGTCGGATGCGGGGACGCCGAAGGCCCTGATCCAGCACCGGATGCCGAGGTCCACCTGACCGTCGACGGCGTTCCGCGGCGGCCCCGGAGCACGCAGCAGGAGGCTCAGGGTGTCGCTCACGAGCCCGGCGAAGACTGCTGACGCGACAGCGTGTCCAGGTCGCGTCTGCAGAACCCGTGGTGAGCCCATTCCTCCTCGAGCACGGTGCCAAGACATTGCCGCACTGCCCGCCCCTGGGCGTACGGCGGCCACCGGTCGTCGTCGGGCACCGGCGCGGTCTGCGCGAGCCGACCAGGCGTGACCCCGGACAGCCAGGTCTCGATCTCCGAGGCCTGCCGGCTGCGCACGGCGAGCACCTCGTCGAGGCTCGGACGGGCGGACGGGTCCAGCCCGTCCTCCTCCCGGTCCATGACGAACGGTGGCCCCAGTCCCATCGCCGTGAACGGCTCGGTGAGCCCGAGCACGCAGCGTCGAAACCAGGAGTCGTGCACGAAGACGAGGTGACGCAGGGTCTCGACCATCGACCACTCGCCGTCGACGCGGTGATGCTCACTGTTCTCGGGCATGGACCGGACCCGCTCGGTGGTCGCCGCCCAGTCCTCCCGCAGCTGCCGCCACGCCTCTCGCAGGTCGGCCGGCTCATCGGACCGCAACAGCAGCCGTACCGGGTGACGGCGGTCGAGCTCCGCCTCGACGTAGGGCATCACCTCGACCCCGTTGACCACGAGGTTGGTGACCAGGCCGTCGATCTCGGCGTCCTGCATGACCACGCCGACCATCCGAGCCCTGCTCAGGTCGCACTCGCGGAACTCTGTGCCGGTGAGGTCCTCGTCGTCGAAGCGCCGCATGCCGACAGGCTGTCCACTTCCGTCAACCCCCGTCAACAGGGATCGGCCGGGCCCAACTCTGGAGATCCAGCGGCGACATCCGCCGCGGACAGAGCAGGGAGAGCTCCATG contains:
- a CDS encoding NAD(P)/FAD-dependent oxidoreductase, with amino-acid sequence MRSPGRRPEDALDGSVLAPLWLDTPARPAPRPPLRGRVDVDLLVVGGGFTGLWTALRALERDPGTSVLLVEADRIAEHATGRNGGFCEATLTHGEHNGRTRWPAEYDRLHRLGLENLDGIEATVARHGIDCGFARGGALAVATRPHEVPLLEPDLPGFLDRDAVRALVDSPTYLAGRLSPDDCAVLDPARLAWGLADAAEGLGATIAEHTRLTGLRRRGAGIEATTSQGTVHARRVVLATNVFPGPVRRVRWSVVPVFDYVLATEPLTEEQLAALRWDPAIGVADSGNQFHYYRVTPDRRILWGGYDAVYHYGRAMDGDRYDRRETFETLARNFAATFPQLDGIRFTHRWSGVIDTSTRFCAFFGTAKRGRVAYAAGFTGLGVGASRFAADVLLDLVGGHETERTALEMVRQRPVPFPPEPVAWLGIQATRRAMAREDATGRRGPWLRTLDRLGLGFDS
- a CDS encoding acyltransferase, with amino-acid sequence MNRRERWVNRAVHAAWAWLDRAGEIVPGTRAGDAFGSLGERSCIGFPAATLMNVGSIHIGSSTLIGRQVTLSVGYGPGDPELPERGLVIGDRCVLGARTSLTAHSSIVVGDDVWCGQDVFVSDASHGYQQLGTPIGRQLGDHDPVVIGSGSWIGHGAIVLPGARIGRNVVVAAGSVVRGEVEDHAVVAGAPARVVRRFEPGVGWVGTRGDVRPLLVGG
- a CDS encoding GreA/GreB family elongation factor, translated to MSLNPADLLAERLEALRAERAEVLAESRLGATGDVADRATNVEATIRLQVLDERITALEDEIEQARHHRHTDGVVSVGDVVTLDLGDGPETYLVGSVEQAVAGVDTVTPSSPLGKAIVGADVGATVSYSPRSGVKLSATVVSAGAATSVS
- a CDS encoding right-handed parallel beta-helix repeat-containing protein codes for the protein MRDKTTPVAAPLVTGLCLAALTVTGLPAAVATASAPADQAPRTWRVGPDRALTTPSEAAAVAGDGDRVLIDAGTYVGDVAVWTQDDLTLRGDGGRAHLQAGGNNAQGKAIWVVAGDRTRVDRIELSGATVPDGNGAGIRQEGDDLTVTRSWFHHNQNGILTGAAPDSDVVVRRSRFFRNGAGDGYTHHLYVGAVRSLTVTGSWLWGADVGHELKSRAARNTIVGNRISDRDGTASYSVDLPNGGRSLVAGNVVVQGPRSENSTLVSYGAEGLTHRSRQLWVVHNTFVNRRPTGTFVSLAAGSRAHLRNNLLVGPGDLTTLAGAEARGNRRVGAGGFVRPGADDFRLRAGSPAIDRAVRVPRRWRPRWEYAHPTRQVRRRAVGRPDLGAHERR
- a CDS encoding DUF1905 domain-containing protein, with protein sequence MILELSGPIWEWRGPAPYHFVSVPDEECAELADAAALVSYGWGMIPVAVTIGATTWTTSLWPKDGGYVVPLKDRVRRAEGLSLGDVVTVRLQVDA
- a CDS encoding carboxymuconolactone decarboxylase family protein, encoding MKPTITAVRLTGASRRAELPLLVLGPASGTSATATWSACAAGLADAFDLLAWDLPGHGHNRSVPDEPYTVAELAAGVLAVVEDVLAQRGEVRGSFAYAGGGDVARELLGLPRRVTRAVLLGPTGLGGGADAYADRRLVVLPDLTDASPAEDPRRVVTELRRHLLGEEPAPDTDGDGPVLDPRSLALVTLAARAVRDPDGVDAHARQARLDGLAAAEVEEALRVAVAAGGGREEPVTGETRTVRVPGSASE
- a CDS encoding pyruvate, water dikinase regulatory protein is translated as MDEQDDEDVVPVFFLSDSTGISAETMGNALLIQFPDTRFERTLIPFIHTVEDAREVVEQLDEAMDGPVTPLVFTTAADDRVRQELLKTRAPIIDFFEMHMSKVEAVLGRSGIRQAARLHGVGDIKRYNNRMAAVEFTIEHDDGQSLRALEKSDVILLAPSRCGKTPTSMYLALQHGLFVANYPLVDEDLEADSLPEPVAPYLARCFGLTTTVDRLSRVRNERRPGSRYASPEQCRWELRRAAELFAAHRVPVIDSSAKSVEEISALILQTLKHDARTRRRAHEGKPT
- the ppsA gene encoding phosphoenolpyruvate synthase, with the translated sequence MSTHNVRWFSDLGLDDLEQVGGKNASLGEMVSHLTDLGVRVPNGFATTSEAFHRFIGDTGLVERIAGLLDGLDTDDVRRLAEVGAEIRAAVVGQPFPEDLEVDIRTAYDALVAESGEETSFAVRSSATAEDLPDASFAGQQETFLNVRGIDSVLHAIREVFASLYNDRAIAYRVHHGFAHADVGLSAGVQRMVRSDIGSSGVMFTMDTESGFTDAVFVTSAYGLGEGVVQGAVNPDEFYVYKPALRAGRPAVLKRGVGGKATKMVYTDDATVGRTTEFVDVEPAQSRLLSLTDAEVEELARHALTIEEHYGRPMDIEWGKDGVDGLLYVLQARPETVQSRQTGAQERFKLPKEARGDAEVLVEGRAIGQKIGAGAVRVLSSVEDMHEFNAGEVLVADMTDPDWEPIMKRASAIVTNRGGRTCHAAIIARELGIPAVVGAGSATRDLADGREVTVSCAEGDTGLVYEGVLDFQVERTELSKMPEVPVKIMMNVGTPEQAFAFSRLPHRGVGLARLEFIINRQIGIHPKALLDLAADPGSIDAGLRREIEETIAAYPGPREFFVQRVAEGISMIAAAFAPEPVIVRMSDFKSNEYANLVGGEGYEPHEENPMLGYRGASRYLSEEFADCFAMECEALRYVRDEMGLTNVKVMIPFVRTLKEARGVIELLGEHGLRRGENDLQVVMMCELPSNAVIAGQFLEHFDGFSIGSNDMTQLTLGLDRDSALVADGFDERDPAVLHMLDLAITACREQGKYVGICGQGPSDHPELADWLLDRGIESMSLNPDTVVDTWLRLAKRSD
- a CDS encoding maleylpyruvate isomerase N-terminal domain-containing protein, which codes for MVIYVIDVRAAYLQAAREATALIGSPAIAEAWAAESALPGMSVGALASHLARSVLQVEWFLDGPVTGTEPVSAVDYYARLVGTRVPDSPLNIGVRARSNETAATGPAAVADEARAALDRLRERLGDEPADRRVAVLHRPGEEMLLDDYLQTRCVELAVHIEDLGLSACIPVQAPPAATAIAVELLVAAARARHGDHEVLQALSRRERDDNDALRVV
- a CDS encoding DinB family protein — encoded protein: MRRFDDEDLTGTEFRECDLSRARMVGVVMQDAEIDGLVTNLVVNGVEVMPYVEAELDRRHPVRLLLRSDEPADLREAWRQLREDWAATTERVRSMPENSEHHRVDGEWSMVETLRHLVFVHDSWFRRCVLGLTEPFTAMGLGPPFVMDREEDGLDPSARPSLDEVLAVRSRQASEIETWLSGVTPGRLAQTAPVPDDDRWPPYAQGRAVRQCLGTVLEEEWAHHGFCRRDLDTLSRQQSSPGS